In Carya illinoinensis cultivar Pawnee chromosome 9, C.illinoinensisPawnee_v1, whole genome shotgun sequence, the following are encoded in one genomic region:
- the LOC122275631 gene encoding putative transcription factor bHLH107 — MDSYSNSSYGYNPNRSFQSDFKRLLDPFSHSVEGFNGIMLGGSALSHSLILDSEKGELVKAPAIVGKKGVSEAKALAALKSHSEAERRRRERINAHLTTLRGLVPCNERMDKATLLAEVISQLKELKKKAVETSQGFLIPMDADEVRVEPCDIDGTDDGKMSYKATLCCDYRPQLFSDIRQAVDSLQPEMAKAEISTLGSRVKNAFVFTCCKGGCTNIEECQGVANTVHQALSSVLDKASAIPEYSPRTTHPSKRPRVSFFDNL; from the exons ATGGATTCATACTCCAATTCTTCGTATGGTTATAACCCAAATCGTTCATTCCAGTCTGATTTTAAGAGGCTGTTGGATCCGTTTTCGCATAGTGTAGAGGGGTTTAATGGGATCATGCTAGGCGGGTCAGCGTTGTCTCATTCGTTAATTTTGGATAGCGAGAAGGGAGAGCTTGTGAAAGCTCCGGCAATAGTTGGGAAGAAAGGGGTATCGGAGGCAAAGGCTTTGGCGGCTTTGAAGAGTCACAGTGAGGCAGAGaggaggagaagagagagaatcaACGCTCATCTTACAACTCTTCGTGGCTTAGTTCCCTGCAATGAAAGG ATGGACAAAGCCACGTTGCTTGCCGAAGTAATCAGCCAATTgaaagaattgaagaagaagGCAGTTGAAACAAGCCAGGGTTTTCTCATTCCCATGGATGCCGATGAAGTGAGAGTTGAACCGTGCGATATTGATGGAACAGATGATGGAAAGATGTCATACAAGGCGACTCTCTGCTGTGATTACCGACCACAGCTTTTCTCTGATATAAGACAGGCTGTTGATTCCCTTCAGCCTGAGATGGCGAAGGCAGAAATATCAACCTTGGGAAGCCGGGTGAAGAATGCGTTCGTTTTCACCTGCTGCAAAGGTGGGTGCACCAATATTGAAGAATGCCAAGGGGTTGCAAATACCGTTCACCAGGCCTTGAGTTCTGTACTGGATAAAGCGTCTGCCATACCAGAATACTCACCAAGAACAACACACCCAAGCAAAAGGCCAAGGGTCTCTTTTTTTGACAACTTGTGA